The genomic DNA CGACCTGTGCGGGGGTCAAACCGCGCGGACCGCGGGGGAGGGGCCGGAGACCGGGTGACGGGCCGGGCCCGGACGGACCGGCCTGCCGCGCCGCCCCGGCCGCGGCGCCGCACCGCGGCGCCGCACCGCGGGGACGGCCCGGGGCACGCGGCGTTCCGCCCGGGCGCCGCGTCCGTCCGGGAGTCGGCCGTCGCCGGCGGGAGGGCGCGCGGGCTGCTCCAGCACGGCGCGCACGAGGTGCCGGAGGGCCCTTCGCCGGGCGGCCGCCGGTCCCACCGCACGTCGCGGACCCGGATCCGCCCGAGCCGGACGACCGGCTGAACACCCGGTACCCGCGGCCGGGGCGGCCCGGGGCGGACACCGGGGTGCACCGCCACCGGGGCGCCGGGCACCCGTACACCGGCGCGGGCCCGGCGGACCACCGGGGGAGGCGGCCGGGCGGAGCCGGGCGGCGTCCCCGGCGTTCCCCGGCGGCCTCTGACGACGCATCCGCCGCCACGGCCGCCACGGCGGGGGGCGCGGTGCGGCTCCTCCGCCACACCGCGCCCCCCCGCCGTGTCCGGGGCCGCAGCCGCCCGAGCGGCCGCGGCCGCGGGATCAGCGCGCCCGGTACGCCGTCCAGTGGTCCTGCATGCGCTTCACCTGACCGCCGGTGAACTGGTACATGCAGGAGTCGTACGTGTAGTCCATGAAGTTGTGGATCGGGTCCACGCCGGCCTGGCGGGTGCAGGAGTCCTGGCCCGTCGGGCACGCGTACGCCGGGGCCTTCTCGGCGGCGGTGTCGGCGACGTAGTCGCCCTGGCCGCTGCAGCCGCCCTGGAAGGTGTGGTAGAGGCCCATCCAGTGGCCGACCTCGTGGGTGCCGGTGTCGCCCTGGTTGTAGTTGGCGGCGGTACCGCCGGGCAGCGACGCGTCGAGGACGACGACGCCGTCCATGGACGGGTTGGAGCTGTACGAGGACGGGAAGGTCGCCCAGCCGAGGAGGCCGTCGCTGAGGTTGGCGGTGTAGAAGTTCAGCGCGTCGGGGCCGCCCCGGCGGAGGGTGCTCTTCATCGCCTTCTCCTCGGGGGAACCGGAGGAGAGGTTGTACCAGGCGGCGTTGTCCGTGTAGGTGGTGCCGGCCAGCGTGAACTGGAAGCCGGTGACGGTGTTGCCGGTGCCCTGGCCGCCGAACGAGGCGTTGAGGACGGCCATCTGGCCGTTGATGTCCGTCGCGGTCAGCTTGCCCTTGGCGCCGTCGTGGACGACGTGGAAGTACACCGGGATGGTGACCGAGGCGGCGGCCGTGCCGAACCGGTTGCCGTCCGCTCCCCCGGCCTTGGCGGCCTTCAGCTTCTTCTGGAGGTCGGCCTCCATGGCCTGGGTCTTGGCGGCGGAGACCTCGTTGGGCTCGTGCGCGTGGACGCCGTCCGAGGGACGGGACTCGCGCGCGTGGGCGCTCGCGCCCGCCTCCTCGACGCACTCCCCGGCGGCGGCGCCCGTCGGGGCCGAGAGCGGCGCGGTCTGTGCGGCGGCGCCCGTCGGGGCCGAGAGCGGGAGGAGCGCCAGCGTTCCGGCCAGCGCGGCCGTACCGAGTACACGACGGCGCGTCTTCGGAGATATACGAACAAGAGCACGCATACGTGACTCCTAGCGGGGGTGTGGGAGGGCCTTCCTCGCCACCGCCGGGAGATTACGCGGGACGTGAAGACGCGGAGGAGGAGCGTTCCGGCCCAATCGGCCCACGGAGGGGCGGGGTGGAGGGACGGGTTCTCTCGGCCCGTCCAGATGGTTGAGATCTAAACGTGATGGAGGGGAGGCGCCACGGAGGTGGTGTGTCCGGATTCGACCCGGAGAACACACCACCCGTCATGGCTTCGTGATCTTCAGTTAGCTCGTAAAGCTTGGCTGAAAATAGCTCTTGCGCTCACGTCATCGCACCGGTGTGTACACCCGCTCCACTCTCTGCGTTCCGCTCAGCGTCCGGTACGAGCGCGTCCACCTGTCCGAGGCGTCCGGGGCCGTGCGGTCGGAGAGGACGTAGTAGTCCATCTGCGAGCGCTCCGGCGTCACGTCCAGGACGCCGTAGCCGTGGTGGTCCATGTCGATCCAGTGCACGTGGCGGTTGGCCGCCTTCAGCGCGGCGACGGCGGCCACCGAGGCGGTGTTCGCCGGGACGCGGAGGATGTCGTCCAGGTTGTCCGAGGTCACGGACGTGACGACGAACTCGGTCGCGGCGGACGGCGACCGCGGGTACGTGGCGGCCGCGACCGGCACGTCGTTGGCCCACGCCATGTGGATGTCGCCGGTGAGGAAGACGGTGTTGCGGACGGCCCGCTCCCGGAGGTGCGCCAGCAGCTCCCGGCGGTCGTCCGTGTAGCCGTCCCACTGGTCCGTGTTGACCGCCAGTCCCCCCGCCGGCAGACCCAGCAATTCGGCCACGGGCTTCAGCAGGTGCGCCGGGAGGGAGCCGAAGGCGACCGGCGAGACCATCACCGACGTGCCCACCAGCCGCCAGGTCGCGTCCGAGGACGCCAGCCCCGCTTTCAGCCAGTCCAGCTGGGCGCGGCCGGTGATCGTGCGGTCCGGGTCGTCGACCGCGCCGCTGCCGGCGGGTGCCTGCCGGGAGCGGAAGGAGCGGAGGTCGAGCAGGTGCAGGTCGGCGAGCTTGCCGTAGCGCAGCCGCCGGTAGACCGTGCCCTCGGTGGAGGTGCGCACGGGCATCCACTCGAAGTAGGCGCGCTTCGCGGCCGTCACGCGCGCGGCCCAGTCGCCTTCGGCGCCGGGGGTGTGGTTCCCCGCGCCGCCGGACCACATGTCGTCGGCGACCTCGTGGTCGTCCCAGATCGCGATCACCGGGTGCGCGGAGTGGAGGGCCTGCAGGTGGGCGTCGGACTTGTAGGCGGCGTGCCTCAGCCGGTAGTCGGCCAGCGTGACGGTCTCGTGGCGCGGCTCGTGGGGACGCAGCACGTCTCCGGTCCTCGGGTACTCCCCGGTGCCGTACTCGTATATGTAGTCGCCGAGGTGGAGGACGGCGTCCAGGTCGGTACGGGCGGCGAGGTGGCCGTACGCGGCGAAGTGACCGGCCTCCCAGTTGGCGCAGGACGCGACACCGAACCGGACGCCCTGCACCGGGTCGTCGTACCCGGGTGTCGTACGGGTCCGGCCCACCGGCGAGACGGCCCCGGCGCCGGGCGCCCCCGCGGTGAACCGGAACCAGTAGGACGTCGCCGGCCGCAGTCCGCGCACGTCCACCTTGACCGTGTGGTCGGTCTCGGCGGTGGCGGCGACGGTGCCGCGCGCGACGGTCCGGGTGAAGCCCCCGTCCTCGGCGACCTCCCATCCCACCTCGGTGTCGGCCCCCTCGCCGGAGCCGGGCAGGGCGTCGGGGGAGGGCGTCACGCGGGTCCAGAGCAGGATCCCGTCGGGGAGCGGGTCGCCGGAGGCGACACCGTGGAGGAAGGCGGGGGCGGAGGTGTTCGCGACGGCGGTGGCGGTACCCGGGAGGACCACGGATCCGGCGGCGGAGACGGCGGCGGCGGAGACGGCGGCGGCCTTGACGACGGTGCGCCGGCTGGGGGCGGTGGGACTGGGGTTTCGATTGGTCACGGCGGAGCAGACTACCCAGGGCGTTACCGGTGGATAAGTGTCATGTGCCGCTGTTCGGCCCGTAGTCGCCCGCTGTTCCCGTCACCCGAACGAACGGCCCGCTCCGTAGGGGGCGGGCCGTTCGCGGGGCCGGCCGGTGTCAGCCGAGCGACTCGTCCAGGACCCGCCCCTCGGAGAGCCGGGGCAGCGACTCGGGAAAGCTCCTGGGCTCCTGGCACTCACCCACCCGGTAGGCGTGCCTGGCCAACTGGTAGGCGAAGTCGACGAGGACCTGCCGCAGTTCGTCGCCCTTGGCACGGGTGGTCCCGATGGTGCGGGCCTCCGCTGACAAGGAGTACGCCTCGGCCGCTTTCCTCTTCTGCGACGGCAGAGTGCAGGGCACGTACACGGTGGCGAGCCTCGGTGTGGAGATGGCGTGCACGTCTCCTGCGGACACCTCCACGGCCTTCGCTGAGCCGGTGTGCGTAGTGCCGGCGCCAGGTGGCGACGGAGGAGTCGGCGCTTTCCGCCTCCCCTGAGATGGTGGAGTCGCTGGTGCCGACGTATGGCCGTTGCTCCCACTGCGGTGTGCAAGGGCCCCATGGGGACAAGAGCCACTGAACCTACGGAGACACCCGCACCGATGACTGCCTTGATGAAGTCACCCTTGCGCTTGAGGGCGTTATTCTCGTCCTCCTCGGACTTGAGCTCGCCTTGGATGTGGGCATCGGCCACCGAGTGTCCGACGATCCCCTCGATCGGTCCAACGTTTTGACCGATCGTCTCGACCAGAGTTCTGCGGTCGCCGCTGTAGAGTGATGGATCCGCGGTATGTGCTTCCAAAACGCTCGACGTGTAGATGCTCTCGCCCAGAATGATCGAAGCTCTTCCCTGGGGATCCCGGGCGACTTCGTACAGGAATCGCTGAACGTCGGTCCGCTCAAGTCCGTGAGGATCCGCGCTACTCGTTCGGAAGATGGACTCCGCACCGTGCCCGGCGAGTTCGTTGCTGATCTCTGCCATATACGAAGAAGCCATGTCGCCGAAGCTTCCGCCTGTTTCGCCGGTTACCAGCCTCGCACCGCCTTCTGGGTTCGCGATCATGTGCATGATGTTCCGCACGATCTCGACCTGCGTCTTACTGTGTGGCCGTGCAGGCTCGGTGGGAACGCCTCCGTCCGGGACTCCAGTGACGGCGGCTTCCAGGGCACGTGCGACTTCCGCATCCCGGGCTGTGTAGCGGATGCTCTCCAGGCTGTGCTCGAGGACGTCCTTGTCGGCGAACGTCTGCGTCGCCGCTTCCGGGTTGTGGGACAGCGCCTTCATGAAGCCGACCACCGGATCCTGACCGTCCTCCTTGCCGAAGACCAGGTCGGTGAGCTGGTCCGGTGCCGTCCACATGTGGTCGGAGTCCATGCCCGATGCGTTCGCTTGGGCCTTGTCGGAGGCGAGCAACTTCTTGCCGTACGCCTCCAGGAACTCGGTGTCGTACTTGCCGTGGCCCATGAGGCTGCTCATCACGTGGAAACCGGTGGCGTTCATGGGGCCTCGCACGGGGTAGGCCGGGTTCTCGGAAGTGTAGGCCTTGCTGGTGTCGTTGAGGACCTGCTGTTTCCAGGCCGTCATGCCGTCACTGTCCGAGAGGGTCGCCGTCGCGAGTGCGGTGCTCGGGTTCTTCTGCAGTTCCTGCAACTCGTGCAGGCCTGAACCCCTCTCCCCCGAGTGAAGGGTGCACATGTCCGTCCAGAACCGCAGCGTGTTCTCGGCTCCGAGTTTCGTTGCGAACTCGGCGGCGAAGAGCTCGTCGTTCTTGTGATGGGCCAGGATGGGGTTCAGTTCGGCAAGCCGCTCGGGGGTCAGCTTCTTCGCATCCCCGGCCAGCGCCGCGGCGTGGGTGGCCTTCTGGAGGGCGCCCACCGCGCTGTCACGATCGCCGTACCTTGCACTGGAGAAGCCATGGTCCGCCTGGGCGGCGAGCGCCGTCAGGGCACGGGCGGCGCTGGAATCGCTGGTGGTCGCCTTGTCGAGGATGGCTTGGAGTTCGTCCACCAGATCCTTCACGGCCCGCTCACTGTTCGGCGGCTCCGGGTGGACGTTGACGTAGACCTTGAAGCCGCCCCCGCGACACCGACGACCGTGAGTTTCTTCTTCCACGCGCGGTCGATGGCCGCATTGAGCTCGTCGCGGTACTCGACCAGTTCGTCGCGCGTGTCGCGGAGGATGTTGAGGATGCTGGTCGCCTGGGCCACCGCGTCGCTGAACTCCCCGGCCGTCTTGGTGACGAACTCGCGGGAGACCGTCGCGTTGACACCCGCCGACTTGGCCCGTTCCGCCTTCGCGCGCATGTCGTCCCGCGCTCCGGTCTCCAGGGATTCGAGCTGCCTGACCATCGTCGACCAGTCGTTGAGCGCCGTGCCGAGCCTGGCGAAGTTTCCGTGCCGGAGCGCTTCGAGGTCCATCAGTTCTTCGCCCCCGGTCGAACCCCTGGTCCAACGTCTCGATACTGCTGAGGGTCGACGCGATGAAGTACTCGTCCCCCGCGTGAGCGTTCCGCGTGAAGTCCATGTGGTTCGAGATGTGCGCACAGGCGTCCGATAAGGAGCGCAACTGCTTGTCCCAGCGCTTCTCCACCGTGGAGAGAGCGGCGCCCAGTTCGAATTCCTGGGTCGTGAGGTCCTTGGCGGCCTCCCGCGTGCTGGTCGCGGCTCCGCGCCCGTGCCTGCCCAGGTCCTCGAACAGCCTGAAGGCGCTGTTCCCCACGGCCGCGAGGTCCTGCTGGTCGACCTTCAGGTCGCCTTCCGTGCCACCACCGGACGGTTGTGGCTCAAGCGCGTTCAAGCGCATCTTCTCGGACCCGGTACGTGCTTCGGCTTTCAACTGTTCCCACTCGTCCCACGCCGTGCAGCGGCCCCTCCCCCATGTGAACGGACGAGCCGGTCCATTGTCGTCGAACGGGGGGACGGCACCACACGGCCGTGGCCGAGAAGGTTCCTTCCGGAGCGCTCGGCGGAGTCATGCTCGGGCGAGGGGCCGTCACGCCGGGCTCCGGCACCCGGCGGTTCGCCGCCGTGCCGAGCCGGCCGGCACGTGCGTCCGGTGCGCGACCCGGAACGGCAACCCCACCGGAGCCCGGCCGGTTGGAGCAACCGGGCCCGGCGTTGGGGAGGCGGCAGCCGTGCGGTGTGCCGGCGCACTTCGGTCACGCGGCAGGAGCACCGGCCACCGGAAGGCCGCTCGCCGTAGGACCGCGGGGGACCGGCCGCCCCCGCCGTGGAGCGGGGGCGGCCGGGCGGGCGCGGGTCAGCCCTTCAGGGCCTTCTCGATGGCCGTGGCGAACTCGGCCGTCGTGATCGGGATGTTCTTGCCGTTCGGGCCCGTGACCGGCTTGCCGTCCATCTTCAGGGCGGGGGTGCCCGTGACGCCGCTCTTGTCGAAGGCCTCGGACATCTTCAGCGCCCAGGCGTGGAAGGTGCCCTCCTCGACGTTCTTCCTGAACGCCGCGTTGCCCTTCAGTTCGGGGACCGTCTCCGCGATCTTCAGGATGTAGGAGTTGTCGCCGAACTTGTCGTCCGACTCCTCCGGGTGGAACTTCGCCGAGTACATCGCGGCCTTGAAGTCCATGAACGCGCCGGGGCTCACGTCCAGCGCCGCCCCCAGGGCGGACAGGGCGTTCTTGGAGCCCTGGCCGAGGGCGGCGTCGTCGATGAAGGTGGCGCCCACGTACTGCAGCTTGTACCTGCCCGCGTCGACGTCCTTCCTGATCGCCGGGCCGACCTGCTGCTCGAAGACCGCGCAGATCGGGCAGCGGGCGTCCTCGAAGACCTGGAGGGTCTTCTTCGCCGTCGGCTTGCCGATCACGACCGTGGTGCCGTTCTCGCCGGTCGTGTTCTTCGGCGCCTTGACGCCGGCCTTCTTGGCGGCCTCCCAGTGGGAGGGCTTGTTCGCCTGGACGACGGCGTAGCCGACGCC from Streptomyces sp. MRC013 includes the following:
- a CDS encoding zinc metalloprotease — translated: MRALVRISPKTRRRVLGTAALAGTLALLPLSAPTGAAAQTAPLSAPTGAAAGECVEEAGASAHARESRPSDGVHAHEPNEVSAAKTQAMEADLQKKLKAAKAGGADGNRFGTAAASVTIPVYFHVVHDGAKGKLTATDINGQMAVLNASFGGQGTGNTVTGFQFTLAGTTYTDNAAWYNLSSGSPEEKAMKSTLRRGGPDALNFYTANLSDGLLGWATFPSSYSSNPSMDGVVVLDASLPGGTAANYNQGDTGTHEVGHWMGLYHTFQGGCSGQGDYVADTAAEKAPAYACPTGQDSCTRQAGVDPIHNFMDYTYDSCMYQFTGGQVKRMQDHWTAYRAR
- a CDS encoding alkaline phosphatase D family protein translates to MTNRNPSPTAPSRRTVVKAAAVSAAAVSAAGSVVLPGTATAVANTSAPAFLHGVASGDPLPDGILLWTRVTPSPDALPGSGEGADTEVGWEVAEDGGFTRTVARGTVAATAETDHTVKVDVRGLRPATSYWFRFTAGAPGAGAVSPVGRTRTTPGYDDPVQGVRFGVASCANWEAGHFAAYGHLAARTDLDAVLHLGDYIYEYGTGEYPRTGDVLRPHEPRHETVTLADYRLRHAAYKSDAHLQALHSAHPVIAIWDDHEVADDMWSGGAGNHTPGAEGDWAARVTAAKRAYFEWMPVRTSTEGTVYRRLRYGKLADLHLLDLRSFRSRQAPAGSGAVDDPDRTITGRAQLDWLKAGLASSDATWRLVGTSVMVSPVAFGSLPAHLLKPVAELLGLPAGGLAVNTDQWDGYTDDRRELLAHLRERAVRNTVFLTGDIHMAWANDVPVAAATYPRSPSAATEFVVTSVTSDNLDDILRVPANTASVAAVAALKAANRHVHWIDMDHHGYGVLDVTPERSQMDYYVLSDRTAPDASDRWTRSYRTLSGTQRVERVYTPVR
- a CDS encoding thioredoxin domain-containing protein, whose amino-acid sequence is MSARNSHANKTAARERLRAERERQAKRDKRRRQITVALSVVATLALAGGVGYAVVQANKPSHWEAAKKAGVKAPKNTTGENGTTVVIGKPTAKKTLQVFEDARCPICAVFEQQVGPAIRKDVDAGRYKLQYVGATFIDDAALGQGSKNALSALGAALDVSPGAFMDFKAAMYSAKFHPEESDDKFGDNSYILKIAETVPELKGNAAFRKNVEEGTFHAWALKMSEAFDKSGVTGTPALKMDGKPVTGPNGKNIPITTAEFATAIEKALKG